The genomic window tgcctctcacccagcCTCTGCAGACCAGAGTGGTTCAGGTTGCATGTGGCCGTGCTCACTCTCTAATCCTCACCGATCAAGAGGGAGGTAAGAGACTCACACTTCACTGCACCAGCCCCACAGTTAACTGCTGTACATGTTGTTCAGCATCGAGTCATAAATCACTGGAGGCTTTTTAGAGGAGACATGGCAGTGGAGAGTTGTGGGAAGAGAAAGAGCACCTGGTATTGTGTTGTTACCAACCACCTGTCACACTGTGTGTCCTTTTCACATCCTCCATCTACCACTCACTGTTAATGAATGATTATCAGGCAGCTGTTGAATCTCTTCTAAAAAGACCAGTTAGACTGTTCAGTATAACAGAATACAGATGTTTGagatctttttttaaagatattttcgGGGGGgtgtttgcctttatttgataggagaAATATAACGTGAAAGGGGCAGAGAGAGAATTTAAGAGTTTTGCATTCCTGAGTGTTTTAGGTCTTAAcatattgtttttggtgtgtacTTTGCTGTTAGACATTTAATTGCTAGATTTTTGGCTGTAGTACTGCTCTTCAAAAGAGAACGATGAGTCATGGCTCACATGCAGTGCGGTCTAGAGCTAAAACAATTAGTTcatctacaaaaaaaacaattgtcaaaactgcagttccttgattGGCCACTAGAGGCGCCCAAAGCTAGTAaaccccacagacccccatgttaaaatgcccaactttacagtagaaataaacatgtttacagtcttgtacaaaaacagattttggTCTTTATGACAAATTTCAACATTCACGACAAGTATACgttgaattattttttatataactcaccagttcacattttattaaggcccaaagtaAGGCATATTTAAGGATGGAGCCGCTTGACAGACTGTCTGCGAGGTGTCACCGCAGTCTGTAGccacttttacactgcctgttcaaagcAGGAATGTCATGCCGATATGCTGCCTCGCTGTTCTGTATATAAGCTATGATTTCAAAAAATAGGGAACTGAGTGGTCTCGTCTCTGAGCAGGaacggaggtagtaacagtCCTGAAATGAAGTCTTTGTAAAACATTAAGCCAGACAGACGAAACCATGGTTGAatgaatgtttcttttttaacctaattttattttcaacaagTTCAGTTCAGTCTCACAGTGCAGTTCCCAACATCCTCAGTTGTAAGGAAAATACACAATGGGTAAAAAAGAGACGTTCTTGTGTTACATGATGCTGTCTAAAGACACGCACTGGAGCGGATTGATGCCACCATCATttgattctgtgtaaaaatgaaaaggTGGTATGAAGAACTGTGTAGCCGCCCAATAGCATGGGCCTCTGAGTCAGGTCCAGCCCTCACTCCTCCATAGTGCCACCCTCTCGTCGAAATATGGTCCAGatactccccaaaaaaaacagtATGGCGACGGCGGGAATTCCAAATTAAAGGTTTCAAACAGCAATCTACAAACCAATGCGTGACATTACCATAACTACTGTACatgttattttatacagtctatggcgtTTACTCCCACCTCGCTCAGGTAAGGTCAGGCCTTAATAAAAAGTTAGCAGCTAGGTGTGaaactgtaagcagcaggcattcaagagacacagtgctgagaaaatataaatatagtgAGCGCTTCACGTCAAATGAGACTGAATCTGGGGTCGGCTTTTACTTATGAACAGTAAGCAACAACAGTATACGTTTTAAGGTGTACATGTTCTACCTGGCATGTAACTATATAATTACCATATTTCTGACTGTAGTTTGTTCTGATGAGGGAGAACGGCTCGTATCATTGCTGACCTATAGtgtgactttaacttttaacagAAAAGTCAGATGTAGTCAGTGTGAATAACAGGAAGTGACTGTTGGAAATGAAGCTGTTTCTTATAGCACTTATTAATCAACTCATTCCTTTGGGGCAAAACCTCTTTTCCCACTACAAATGTTATCTGAAGGGgaataaaactaataaaaatgtaattgtgttttttatcatCCAAAGGTTGCTTCGGGGCTTTGACTTTTTAATACAGCCTTGCAGCATGCATATGATGATAAAACCCTAACATTTCACTTAAATAGATAAAGGTTAGGTTGGTTTATCATATATATTCAAGGAGTTTAAAAATCTGCTTCATAAACTGAGTGAAACTTAAAGTCTCTTACCCTCGTCCCgtttttctttgctttctctAATAGTTTTCAGTATGGGCAACAATGCATACGGCCAGTGTGGAAGACGGATAGTTGAAGACGAAGTTTACAGGTTTGTCTTGAAGAATttggcacacacaaacacagcctgTAAATATTTCaagatctttctttttttctactaAGATCATGGTTTTCCTGTTACTGGGAAACATTTTCAGTCTGTCAAATGCTCCATctcccagacacaccaaactgacttcagagaactagcagaGATGAAGGTCCCACTGCTACGTAGCCTGACGTcactgtgtctcggccaaaaagttgcacatgaacgtGTCGCAGACACTACAGCTGACGGCCAACCagtcatcattcaaaaagggaaaccagaagacgtcttgatgctagttagcctgttagcacattaacaacacaatcaaaTGTTAAAAGAACAGAGCACCACGAAACGTTTCTGCTACAGAGCTCATTGactcaagaaaaaaaaccttaccACAAAtagcaagtttgttttggtctcccCTCCTCTTGACttaagctctttgtttactttcctcagttctgtttctcttcttgtgcgctgagctgaactgccagtcagagtggTTTCATTCACCAGTGGGCTACGTCGTcgttgctttggtctgaatcagagactagttttgttacaaagttgattaattgcctagagttggttcatgttctcacagcagcatttacaagcagaccagataaaatgccttgtgtgagaaagctgctcttgattggtcagaatttccatgtgggaaaaatccaggaagtaaaccaaacgttgaagaagagtacacttgcaagataaatgcgacactttctaatgtcacaatggagggacaactacgcaggttgattttagtgctgctcattgtggactatattgctgtcattgttcattttagtcaaaccatacagtttgaaaacgaggtgcggctccaactagaaaacaatgttttgatgcattggatgtgctgaatgtgcatattaaggcagtacaggaggaggtgcacattaataatcctccaggactgtaacatgctcatgtttaacccaaacaatgtgtcatgtgactgcagctggttcagatccaggttggaactgcccaaacaaaccgcactaagggggcaaacgaacttgggTTTGAtcgaactgaaccaaacagggtaGGGAATGAAAGCAACCTGAAAGAACATTTGACCTTTAATAAGGTCTAATTTTGGTACCTGTAGTTCTGGCGATGATTTCTGTGGATCATGATATTGACAGAAATGCTGTAAGAAAGATGTTTCAGGATGATTGACAAAGCTCCTCAAACATTAAGACAAAGTTTGTCTTCATTTCATTCAAACCTCTATTTAAAGGTCCAAAATATACCTCAACTTAAGGGCAAAGGGATATTCTTGAGCTTGGAAACTTCCTTACTCCTGAGGCTTGAACTTAAATTTTGAAAAGAATAATTTGCTTCTTCAGCTGTTtgcacttgatttttttttttttttaatctgagatttattttctttagagAGAAGGATGATGTGACCTCTCTTGAAGACGCTGCTGTCCTCCAGTGATGGAtcacttattttttttgtctcctgtTCAAACAGTGGCAGTCACATCATTCACAAGATAGAAGGCTTCGGCAGCAGGGTCACACAGGTGAGTGCAGCCTTTGTGTGAGCTGTGATGACAGCATGTCTCATCCCAGCCTTCAAACCTTCAGGTGCACTCACACCCAGATCGAGTCCAGATTTTCTGAGAACTCCTTTCAGTAAACGGCTGATTCTTCTTCCTACCAGTCCATTTTTAATAAGCTAGTTTCAGTCTGAATTTAACATGTACACATGTAACTGTAAGGTGATTGAATTTCATGACGTGTGTTGTGTGCATTTGCTTGATTGCTAAATGTAAAGTCTTTTAATTTAAATGgaattttttgtttgtctccAGGTGGCATGTGGAcaggatcacagcctcttcctCACTGAGACAGGAAAAGTGTTTGCATGTGGATGGGGtgcagatggacagacaggtgggTCGGTGCCACTCGGACAAACAGCACAGTCAGTCCTCTTAACTTAAAGCACcagataaaaaatgtgtttctgctACAGAGACAAAGTTGAATAACCACTAACTACATTAAGTAAAAACATTGTAAAACTCAAACTACTTGTGCAGCATAATCTGCGTCTTAGATTAATATAACCTTAATGCAGTTAATCACACGATTACTCACTTGAATGCTCTGAACATAAATAACTCATCAAAGACAAAGATTTACTCTGTGCTCTGCCCACGTGTTCATTCTTTTATTAAAGTTATTAAATTTactcattgttttatttgtgtaaaGACCTTAATATGTCTATAATCTGAATCTATTTTAGATTagatttttgattttaaaactgaggatttatttgtatttacGCATCATTCCTCTTCGTCTTCCAGGTCTGGGACACCACAACATCAGCTCCAGTCCTGTGGAGGTGGGAGGGGATCTGGCCGGGGTGGAGGTGCAGCAGATCACCACGTATGGAGACTGCAGCCTGGCTGTGTCCAGAGATGGACTGCTGTATGGGTGGGGCAACTCTGAATACCTGCAGCTGGCTTCGATCACCGAGGCCACACAGGTGAGGAGGACCAACATGTTGTCCAACAGGCAGAAGTGGAGATACAAGTGACTGATACAGCTACACACAGACAGGAGTACTACAGTCGAAGGGCTTCACACACTCTGACATGTTTTAGTGTCTGCACTGGGTCTCTGTATGGCTGCTCAGTGGCACAGAGAGCTGCTTGACGGCTCTGTTGGGTTCTGTTTCCACCTGTCAGTCATCTGTCCCGACTGTCAGAAGGTCTTATCCAAGCGGCTCAGCTCACTGCAGTCACTAATCAAACACACAAGATACAATGTTTGAACGTTTTGAGCCATAATCTCAAAGATAGGCCTGAAAAGTCTTGGTGTCACATTTTTAATAACTCCAAATTCGCTCATATCAAAGGGATGGTTTTGATCATTTGtagtggggctgtatgaggcACTTACCCAGAGTCAGTGTAATATATACAGTAGGTGGCAGTCGGCAAGTCCCCAGTTTGGAGGAGCAGGCTGGAGTACCACCACAGGAGCTGAGCACTGTGCTACTTTGGACAGGGGCATATTTTaaacatctgtgggacatgcTAATACCCCACCTCACATCGTAGAGGACTCAAAAGATCTCAAGCTAACGCCCTGGTGACTTTTCTTAGACGACTTCTACGATAAAAGGTCAAGAAAAACTCCTCATAAATGAGACAGTTGTCTTAAATCACTCGTACATGTCAGTCAAAAGAATGAATGTGTTCATACAGGTGGGTCTTGCATTAGACCCACTGACTGGATGCAACAGTCTTGGAGTGAAAAAGGTCATATACTACATGAGTAATCGTATTTGGAAATGCAAGAGAGACCAGCAGCGACTGTATCCATGAGCAACAGCTGTTCATCATCACTGAGCTCTTGTTTATCCTCAACCTTTCAGATCAACTCTCCTCGACATCTTCCTCTGAGAGGCTGCGGGAAGGTGGTTCAGGCGGCGTGTGGAGGAACACAGGTGGCTGTTCTCAACGGTCAgttcacacaaaacacaaatccACCCGAAATACAATTCAAACGTAGACAAAGTGTCTGAATTATTAGCAGGAAGCACAGAGCTGTTTAGAGTTTGGCTGCATCAATGAGATCTTAAAACTAAAGTCACGTTTTCTGACCTGataacttgtttgttttatatatatatatatatatatatatatatatatatatatatatatatatatatatatatatatatatatatatgtacattattattttttcaggtTGGTGTCACAGGATTGACTCCACACGTGGCCTCTTGGTGGCATCACAGATCACAGTTTTAGGTGTCTGGCCTCTGCAGACTTTTTGGAAAGAGGCCTGTTTGTTAGACACTATGACGAGACTACCACCAACTGTTTGTGGCAAACATATATCAAAGATATGAGCTGGAGCTTTAATCTATCCAGCCTCTTTGggtgtgatttttttccttattgatgctgttttatgGCAGCTGAGTCAGCTCTCTACTATTTTAAAGGTTATTTATGTTCGCAGTTGAGTCGTGGTTGTGACTTGGCCTCGGTTTAGGTGGTCCTGTCTACAACACCagtgtctctgactctttcagATAAAGGAGAGGTGTTTGTGTGGGGTTATGGCATTCTTGGAAAAGGCCCAAACTTATCCGAATCCTCGACCCCGGAGATGATTCCCGCTACGCTGTTTGGGCGCTCAGAGTTCAACCCCTCCGTAACCGTCTCTAGCATCAGGTGTGGCCTCAACcattttgctgcagtgacaggtAAGTTTGTCTTCTCACTTTTAAAGTGTCTTAAAGAAATAGTTCACCCAAAATCAATATAATCTATATTCAGAACtaaaatttaaatgcaacacttttgtttttgctcccatttttcacatgTTTAGGTTAAAGATCTTTTGAGTTTTTTAATCGACCCAGTAGATACATTTCTCTCAGATATTTGTCATGAATTTGTTCAGTGGAAAACTTTTGCACACCGGTTTTCAGAACGGTGCGTTTGAGGAGGAGAACAGCAACCAGACTGTATTTTTCCAACGTTTTTGGTCGATTTTCGGCCGAAAACGttggaaaaataaatgtttcaagTGAGAAGAAAGCGTGCGGGAGTCTTTCTACAAGTCTGGTGTcataaatttgttaaaatccgtGTTCGTCGGGGCACGGGTTGcctagtggtagagcaggtcccccatatacaaggctgttgccgcagcggcccgggttcgactccagcctgtggccctttgctgcatgtctctccctctctctctccccccttcacacttcactatcctttcaattaaaggcaaaaaatgcccataaaaatatcttaacaaaaaaaaaaaaaaaaaaatccgtgTTCGTCAGCACTGAgaatggtcccaaaaagagaaagtatccagtgagccaaaatgccttgttgatgccagaggtcagaggagaatggccagactggttcaagatgatagaaagacaacaggaagtcaaataaccactggttacaaccaaggtctgcagaagaccatctctgaaccaacaacacgtccaaccttaaAGCAGatgatgggctacagcagcagaagaccacaccaggtgccactcctgtcagctaacaacaggaaactgaggctacaattcacacaggctcaccaaaactggacaatagaagattggaaaatcGTTGCCTGgcctgatgagtctggatttctgctgccacattcagatggtagggtcagaatttggtgtaaacaacatgaaagcatggatcaatactgccttgtatcaacagttcaggctgctgctggtggtgtaatgatgtgggggagattttcttagtaccaactgagcatggtttaaacaccacagcctacctgagtattgttgctgaccgtgtccatccctttatgaccacagtgtacccatcttctgatggctacttccagcaggataacgcaccatgtcacaaagctcaaatcatctcaaactggtttcttgaacatgacaatgagttcactgtactccaatggcctccacagtcaccagatctcaatccaatagagcacctttgggatgtggtggaactggagattctcatcatggatgtgcagctgacaaatctgcagcagctgtgtgatgtcatcatgtcaatatggaccaaaatctctgaggagtgtttccagcaccttgttgaatctatgacaccaagaattaaaaaggggtccaatctggtactagcaaggtgtacctaataaagtggccggtgagtgtatattGTTTTTaggtgaactattcctttaaagctgcactagaGAGTTCAGGGcctgtattcacaaagattctcagagtcctctcagagcgctcctaacttagcctaaaaactcatagcaaggaatcttagcttaagagtgattcaggaagtttctgagagcaactctgagcaaggaggggacagaaacttttatcttagtgaggaggtgtggttgaccccgttgctaggtatgacgcagtcttctaaaagctgtgattggttgttacaaaaaggtaaaaagaaaaacagatggGCTCCTAATAATGAAAggacagtgaaatcaaccgatcatagaacttagactgttggctattaagaaatgtgtaatcgtgaaaataattttatgtcatgatgatgatgaaactcagcaaaattaaattaattgtacagcttcaaaatgtttgaacgtacctcattcacatgccgattATCATATAttattgatttgcttattgttatgtttactcgccatgcttgtaattttactacttaatctatttgatattaatggtggatgcagactcagctgtcagcaattactgtgattgctggcctccttgtaaaaagcggtttgatttggcagaatgaccaaaacaacgaatgaaatggagaaaaaaagaacgagaaagcCAAACttgacagaagagcagtgcctgctgttggcacagctcgtggaggagaacaaaggagttttaagagggaaattcggtcccaggatcacggcacaagggaagaggTAGACTTGGGAGCGCATTTCCCGACAAATTAATGcgtcgttccctctccttttacgcacaagcgatgagtgtgagaagcgctggtacgtgctgcaatccaaagcgggcgttattgcgttactacgctgggtgggtaaagtaagctcatccctgatgaggtcaaccacaaacattatccctggacgatcaagccggtagcgtcttattaaatcactgttgttcaatatacggagaatatctctccttcctctctgtctttccgccatcttctctgtttaagacactcttaggcttcttaaaagtcctcctccctcctcttaacagttttttaCCTTAGGAGCTCccttaaggcctaagatgctttgtgaataacttttatcttaccaagggaaaattctaagaaaaatcttagaattctgggaattctaagatttttcttagaatgacgtcactaagagctacttttagtcttaagattctttgtgaatacgggccctgaTCTCTATGTCAAATCAGCATCACGCCGTGAAATACAAGATTTACTGATGCTACTTTATAAGATTTCTGCTTCAGCTTTTAAAACATAAGCTTTATCCTCCTGAGCCTTtttgtttccagcagggataaaAGATGGAAACATAAAACTCATAAACAGCAAAGTCATTCTGTGTCATCCAGTCTGAAGTGCTCAAAGTGAAGCACAAACGTCTGGAGGAGCAGTTTACTGTTGAGTCAGGTAATTTAGTGTGTTTATGGCACTGAACAGAAAAGTCTGCTGcttgtcttgtttttatcttcAACGCGGCAgtctgagagaaggcagacagtCTCCTTAGTGATGACAACAGTGAAGGAAGAAAATCTTTAAGCCACTTTTTATGAGTCAGATTCAAACTTCTTAACCAGGCAACAACAGCCGGAAGTATTTCTACCCTTGAACTGCCACTTCCTAAAATATTTCTTTTGGTTTTAGACATTGGTGGAAGGTTAGTATATTGAAGAACAATTCTGAGGTATTTGCACTCAGGGCTGCACCTAACAGagatttttattatcattaatctgcccattattttttgattcattgtttagtctatgaaatgtcaaaaagtGGTGAAAACATGCCAGTCACCACTTTGCAATTATTGTGTTATAAAAAAGACGAGCTGTCATAAACTGTCATGCAGTATATCTACAGCTGACTGGGATCAAATGTGCAAAAACATATGACAACAAATTCAAACTGTTGGAAGGAATATTCGATATATTAAGATGCCACAGATTCAAAGTAAgtacaaagaaaacacaatctCAAGATGTTGGCGAGAATGTGGCGAGCATACAGtaaaccatccatccattttcttaTTATCCGGGCCgagtcgcaggggcagcaggctgagcaaagcaccccagatgtccctctccccagcgacgctttctagctcctcctggaggaccccaaggcgttcccaggccagatgagatatataatccctccagtttgttctgggtctgccccggggcctcctaccagatGGATGTGCcaggaacacctctaacaggaggtggGCAGGAAGCATCCtaccgaaccacctcaactgacccctttcaactcGAAGgtgcagcggctctactccgagctccctcaggatgtccgagctcctcagcgtatctctaaggctgagcccagacactcATAGAAACTCATATTGGTCGCTTGTAtccgtgacctcattctttcggttaTTACCCAGAGcttatgaccataggtgagggttgggacgtagatggaccagtatatcgaaagctttgccttctggaaGCAGACAGCAAACGACAGTCACATAGTTTGGTCTTGTAAAGTGATAAGTGGCTTCTGGGAAAAATCTATTGGAGAATTGTCCAATGTCTTTGGCatttctttaaataaaaaccTGCTAGTCCTGTTACTTGCAATTACAAGGAACTGATTAAAAGATAACTTAACCAGTGTTAAATGGAAGGATCCTGGGAGGGAGGTATACGAAATGGAGTTAGAAATCAAGTGCATATTTTTGAAGAAAGATGGAAAAATGGTTGAGATATATAAAAGACAATGTTCCCAATGATCTTTGATTATATGACAGCTGAAGTAATGAGAGTGATAGCATAGAAGTGTTTTCTTGTTCTTTATCGTTGACATAAATATGTGGGTAACTACAGCCCCGTTTCTGCCAAACactaacccttcagacatggtacctagaccctagtgtttccactgcaaacagtgctctttcatgtgggcggggttgttgtcactcactgctccatccagcactcactgtatttcctcatcagcggtggcacagatggaagtctgcaccttgtttatcacagaacgaggctgcacgccaacattttcagaacaaaatagaacaggctgcagtgagagtctttttccatgggatatttaaaaatagggagtttgtgcatttagtccttctcaggcaagctcaggggtttagtgttgccgtagcTCTATGCTCCTCAACGTTTTTTTTGTCCTcccgagtgaggattagaatatatgcagttcacataacctggctgaaattgatatatatataaacgcttgaagatccactcattactaaaagtgtatgtcatatataaactaaagtaatggtcagagttgtcatatggaatatttaaggtgtgttgattgattcatgtcgtcacctcatgcattgagtcacattacaagttaacgttccaccttaaaagtttccggcagtcggcccagttaGTTTTTCCTCCAACTCCAGCTGCTGAGAaatgcagcaaaacatcctttcattttatagttacagtttactaataaaactctccacagtatgaacagtggttacatgagcctcaaaaccagtcACAACTCGGCCCTGAGCAGaatgaccgtcctctactgaccaatcagacagcagtgttcacagcttcaccttttagtaccagatctgtgtgctaggtaccccaacagaggggggaccaaaaatggggacggtacagaacggttccattggtaccatccacatcttttcacagtggaaacagaaaaaaaagcatactgaaccgaactgaactgaaccgaactgtactgctcggtggaaatgggGTTTATGTGTCCATGTttgggcacacacacattcagggaTGTGAGCATGTTTGATGCTCACATTATGTGGGTATAATGTGTATTGATATCTGTGTGTACCTAGTTATATAATGTAACCTCtaacttaaatttaaattgATGGGTTTATTTAGCTACATCCTATGAACTAATATATAAGTAATTtgcttttttgtgtttaaatttgatttaaaaaaagaaaaaagacgaGCTTTGTGTCAACATTAGCTATTGTTTAGACATACTGGAACATTATGAGTTGTGGTTGTTATTATTCTATTTAAGTACATGCTGCATGTCTTAAAGATAAATTCCATTGAAAGGTCTGACTTGTTCAAACTGCAGCTGCCCTGTGTTGAGTCTCAGCGGGCGCTCAGCCTCACAGCATGCTGATGTTTGATGGTTGTGTTGCAGATCGAGGCGAGCTCTTCGTCTGGGGGAAGAATGTGAGAGGTTGTTTGGGCATTGGGAAGAGAGATGACCAGTACTTCCCGTGGCGGGTAAGACAACACTGATTCAATATTAGTCATGCAAACAAAGAGTCAACCATGCAGCTGATGTACTGTACAGGATGAAGCACATCAGTTTGTGAGCTAAGAATAATAAGAGTTTTGTTTGACTTATTCTTtatttaaatcaaaataaaatacacacactgtgCAGTATGCATGTTCCTTGTTTCTTCATACTTCCAGTATGTGGGGTAAAAACTCTTCTTCTTATCATCATAATCTCACAAGGTATTTAAATACCTGTAATAAAGATCTGTACAAAATGTAAAGTACAAAAAATGAATTTGATAATATACCCCATGTTTCTGCATCAAAAAGAACATTTTCTGGTTAAAATGTGTGTCAAAGGTGTAA from Epinephelus lanceolatus isolate andai-2023 chromosome 11, ASM4190304v1, whole genome shotgun sequence includes these protein-coding regions:
- the rcc1l gene encoding RCC1-like G exchanging factor-like protein, translated to MALSCVRLCTQHMSKGLQVCGYATLNKASRPQEKTSSGPVFQYVGEHKKPSHKVFVWGFSFTGALGIPSFVVPDSGRKKPHKYQLTPYRLETAEQISSAACGYGFTLIASPTKDVIKLWGMGLNKDSQLGFQRTQHSRHQSYDFVLEPSPVALPLTQPLQTRVVQVACGRAHSLILTDQEGVFSMGNNAYGQCGRRIVEDEVYSGSHIIHKIEGFGSRVTQVACGQDHSLFLTETGKVFACGWGADGQTGLGHHNISSSPVEVGGDLAGVEVQQITTYGDCSLAVSRDGLLYGWGNSEYLQLASITEATQINSPRHLPLRGCGKVVQAACGGTQVAVLNDKGEVFVWGYGILGKGPNLSESSTPEMIPATLFGRSEFNPSVTVSSIRCGLNHFAAVTDRGELFVWGKNVRGCLGIGKRDDQYFPWRVTVPGQVVDIACGVDHMVALVKSLL